In the Methanomassiliicoccales archaeon genome, GGAAAATGATATACCAGTTTGATCCTTTTTACGCAGCGCACGTCACCGGCAGGGAAAGGTAGAGAATGAGTGCGGAAATTTATTCAACAGAGTTAAAAAGCATTCGGGGATCCAAGGTTACCTTCAGGGACATTGCAAGATCGACAGACGAAAGAACTGCTATCAGTTGCATTATGTGGGATTTTCCGAGAGAAGGATGCACAGCTCCTGGCTTCTGCCTATGCGATTATGATGATCACATTGCATATCCATTGCATTCTTATTTGAATACTCTGTTATTTGACTCCATTACTCGAAAAACAGTCTCTGGAACTCACTTGAAAAAATACATCATGCTTGAATTGCCAATAAGTGATTCTTGTATTCGCGCCCGGCTATTCATCAGATTTTCCACATCATTGTCGCTATCTTTACCACTGTTCTCGACTGAATGGTTAATTTTTAGAAATCGATACAACTTTAGTAATAATTGGACTGATTTTTGGGCATGGTCGGAGACCCTGCGAATGAAATACCGCGCAATCCTAGACGCCATCGCTTTTTACAGTTCAGCGCTCGACTTAGAAGAGGTAAATTGCATCCTCTCAATGGACGAGAAGGATCCACGGGGATTTTTCAGAATGGACAAAGATCTCGAAAAGGAATTTAGATATCCGGCAATTGTAGCTGGAGCATTTTCGGACCTCGTTGAAGAATTCAACGGCAACATCGATCGATTCGCGGAATCCTGGCAACTTCCTGAGAATGCGCTGAATCATCGGGACGCAGTAAGAGGAATGGAGTGGAGAAAGTGGAATCCTGGAGACATACTTTCTTTTGAGGCCGATGAACTTGCCAAAAATGAAGGAATACCATGGATTAATTATAAGAAGGAATCAGAGCCAGAAATTGCAACCGAGAGGCCAATGAGTCCACGACGTGCGCTCCACATCCACAGAGATCGGCTCGCGAAATTTCTGATCGATGCTAGGAAGATGGGGTTCAAGAGTGAAGTCACAGAAAGATACGATCGCTTGTGGAGCGAAGTTTGGGCGAGAGACCCCGATAAGACGGTCCTTACTTGGAGGGACTGCGAAGAATATGCGAGATGCGTGCTTTCGTTAGTTAAACCAGAAGGAGCATACGAAAGGCTAAAAGATGTAATTTCTGGTACTAAGCCATACAGATACATATACGACCCCGACTTCGAGGAAAAAATGAAAATGTGGGAAAATGATGAGGGCAAAGGTGGTAAACCATCAAAATCTGCTTCAAATAAACAACCCTCATGTTCTCTTGTAGGCTACATGGAGGGGTCAACCTGACAAATACTCAGGTTTTAAATCCAATTGTGTTCGCCGAAAAAGTCAACCGTCAATATTTGAGGTATAGGTTCTCGCGTCTGCCATTGAAAGACAAGAGACTTCGCGATCAAGCTGAACAGCTCGTTGGAAAACCAGATCGATCAATCTTCATAAAGGGACCGTATGTGACCTTATCTAGACCGCTTCTCGAGGGGAAAACTGTTAAGGAATTATGCGATGATGGGATTTTTCACCGTGATCTGCACGACAAATCAATTGCTGAGTTTTCCACTCTCTTCAAGCATCAGGAAGATGCTGCTCGTGCAATAAAGAACAGAAAAAATCTGGTCATTTCCACGAGTACGGGAAGTGGCAAAACTGAGGCTTTCCTTTATCCCATTGTCAGTAAATGTCTCGAGCTGAGGGACTCAGGCGCACTGAGAGGCGTTGTAGCCGTACTCATTTATCCCATGAACGCCCTAGCAAACGATCAGAACGAAAGATTGAGAAGACTACTAGCCGGGACTGGCATAACATTTGGAACCTATACAGGTGCTACGCTNNNNNNNNNNATTGGGACCCGGCGTGGATCGTGAACAATACATGCTGGAGCTACAGAAATCGAGGGCAGATTCACGAGTAGTTATACCCTGGGAAGAAAAGGCTAGCGTCGAAGAAATGCAGCAGTCTCCTCCGAATATTCTTATCACCAACATGAAACAACTCGAATTGATTTTGACAAGAGGAGAAGATGTGGCGATTTTCAACGATAACTCCTTGTCGTTCATCGTTGTAGACGAGGCACACACATTTACCGGTTTAAAGGGTTCTGAAGTCGCCCTTCTTATTCGGAGGCTTCGCGAATTTGCTGGAAAGAAATCAAGAGATATTATCCACATCGGAACAAGTGCTACAATTGTTGATCCAGAGGGAAATAGCGAAGAAGCTGCGAGAAAATTCTGCTCTCGGTTTTTCGGAGTCAATCCAGAATCGGTACTGTTGATTTCCGAGGAGTACGAGGCGAGGGAACCCGTTGAAATCAAATATCGAACCGTTCCTTTGAAAGACGCGAGCGACAGATTTGGTCCTATTGTTTCTGCGCTCGGAAGAAACAACAAAGAGGTTGTTATTCAAGAATTGGAGGAAATTCTGCAAACGAAGCTCGAGCGCGCAGATGATCCTTCTTTGATTTACGATACCTTGAGAGCCGTTGATATTGTGCAGGTGCTCGACAAAGTACTGGAAGAGCCTCTTCATCTCGAAGATTTAGCAAAACTCACATGGAAGGAGCTCAAAAGAGAGGAGCCATCCGGAGAGCATTTGGAGGCGGCAAAAGCTGAAATACTCCTCTGGCTTGCAATTGGGGCGGCGACTGAATACAATGGGGTACGGCTCTTCCGCCCGAAATTACACTATTTTGTGAGGGGTCCAGAAGGTGCGGTAATTTATTTTCATCGCGTAAACGGCGATTGGTCACCTATGCTTGTGGAATCCCGCCAGCAAGCAATGAGGAGGATTCAAGAAAGCGAAAAAGAAGCTGCTAGTCATATCGAAACGAGAATCCTCGATGTTGTTTATTGTAAGAATTGCGGACAGCACTATTACAGGAAAAAAGTGACCGATCTTGAAATCAGTAGAGAAATGCTGAGAGGCGGCGCTCAGGGAATTTCAAACAAAGATCAGTACTGGGTTGAAGACTCGGATGGTACCGACATCGTCTTTACGGATTTGCTCGTCGGCGTTGAAGCCCAAGATGTAAAGCATTGCGATTCTGAAAATCTCAAAATATGCGCAAAATGTGGCCTAGTGCAACGGACGAGCGGTGAGATCTGTCAGCGTCCTTCATGTCGATCTAAAGATTCGCTTCTGAAAGTCTGGGCGATAGTCTACGGATCGAATAACGGATACGCCCCCTATTCATATTGTCCCGCATGTGGATCATATTCTCACAGGGAAAAGCGTACACTCGTTGAGGCAAGGGCCGTACAGGTAGCTGACGTGCACATCCTTGCACAAGAGATGATCCAGGCGATGCCGGAGTCGCACAGGAAACTTTTGGTTTTCGCAGATAGCAGGCAAGATGCTGCATTTCAGGCCGCATGGATGCATGACCATGCTAGACGATACCGTATTAGACAACTTTTTTTCAATGCATTAGAAGAAGGATTAGAGCTGACAACAGGAGATCTTGTTGAGGCTGCAATCAAGATATTAAAGGAGAATAGAGAATTGCAGAGAATCATATGCCCGGATCTCATTGAGAAACACGAGGGCAATCTGGAAGGCCGTGAATTTGAGCGAGATAGAAAGAAGTATTTTCATATTCAGCTGCTGAGAGAAATTTGCGAAGGCTCTGGACGGATGGATACGCTGGAGAACTGGGGAGTCTTGTGCGTTACCTATGACGGCATCGGTCCAGAAAGTTCTTTCGTTAAAGAAATTGCATCTCGATTCAAATTAGATGTAGAAATGGTTTCAGATTTCACAAACTGCTTCCTTGACAGATGGCGAACATCTGGTTTTGTGCATTCTCCTGCTACGCTTCTATACTCCACACAATGGGATTATCACAATAAAGAAGAAGTGCGAGATGGTTGGATTAAACCGAGTGATCTATATCCTCGGGCAATAGTCTTGGAAAGAGATGACGAGAAAAATCAAAGAATAAAGGGAGTGATCTCTTCCAGAGGTCAAACTTGGTCGATGCAATTTGCAAAGAAAGTCTTCCCGGACTTGAAGGATATTCACAGTTTTTTGCACTGTCTTTGGGAGTTCCTCGTAGAGCAGAAATATTTAGTTCAGGTTCAAAGATCATCAGGCGGTCGCAGAAACCACGGATTGATGATCTCAGGATACCAGGTAAACGAGGAGAAAATCAGAGTGAGTAGGCAGTGGGAATTTTTCGTCTGCGAGAGATGCGGCACGGTCACAAGCAAGAAGACTCCAAATATGAAGTGCGTTGCGTGGAATTGCAATGGGAAAATGGTCCGAAGGGAGCCCACTGAAGAGATCTATGATGTGTCGGTGCTTCTAAACCGGAATTTCACTATTATGGTCCCGAGAGAACATTCCGCTCAGGTTCCCCATAAGATTCGCCAGGACATCGAAAGAAAATTTAAGGAAGGGGAAGGCGTAAACTGCATCGTTGCTACTCCAACACTCGAGCTTGGTATTGACATAGGGGACCTCGATGGAGTTTTACTGCGGAATGTACCACCAGATCCCTCAAATTACTGGCAGAGGGCAGGCAGAGCTGGTAGAAGGCAACGCATGGCGGTCATATACACTTACTGCCGCAACATGCACCACGATCTCGCATATTTCGAGAACCCCATGAAAATGCTAGGCGGGAAGATCTCGCCTCCTCGGATCAACCTCCGCAATAGGCACATGGTTGAACGGCATGTTAACGCCACGATAATTTCTGCAATCCTGAGAATTGCCAGGACGCCGAATGTGACAATTTCTGGGGAGAGAATTACGCTCACAGACGAAGAAAGGGCAGAAGTGAATGAAAACTTCGAACGCGAAATTCCGCGGCATATTTGCGGAATCATCAAAGACTTTGAAAAGAACGAGTACAAAAAAGATCCACCTAAGCTCGATTACATACGCGATTTTGTTTGCAATCGATTTGATAAGATCATGAAGAAGGCTGTTATCAGCGCTTTTGAAGATGGATACTGGCCAGAGGAAGATAGAAGTGCGATTG is a window encoding:
- a CDS encoding helicase-related protein, which codes for LGPGVDREQYMLELQKSRADSRVVIPWEEKASVEEMQQSPPNILITNMKQLELILTRGEDVAIFNDNSLSFIVVDEAHTFTGLKGSEVALLIRRLREFAGKKSRDIIHIGTSATIVDPEGNSEEAARKFCSRFFGVNPESVLLISEEYEAREPVEIKYRTVPLKDASDRFGPIVSALGRNNKEVVIQELEEILQTKLERADDPSLIYDTLRAVDIVQVLDKVLEEPLHLEDLAKLTWKELKREEPSGEHLEAAKAEILLWLAIGAATEYNGVRLFRPKLHYFVRGPEGAVIYFHRVNGDWSPMLVESRQQAMRRIQESEKEAASHIETRILDVVYCKNCGQHYYRKKVTDLEISREMLRGGAQGISNKDQYWVEDSDGTDIVFTDLLVGVEAQDVKHCDSENLKICAKCGLVQRTSGEICQRPSCRSKDSLLKVWAIVYGSNNGYAPYSYCPACGSYSHREKRTLVEARAVQVADVHILAQEMIQAMPESHRKLLVFADSRQDAAFQAAWMHDHARRYRIRQLFFNALEEGLELTTGDLVEAAIKILKENRELQRIICPDLIEKHEGNLEGREFERDRKKYFHIQLLREICEGSGRMDTLENWGVLCVTYDGIGPESSFVKEIASRFKLDVEMVSDFTNCFLDRWRTSGFVHSPATLLYSTQWDYHNKEEVRDGWIKPSDLYPRAIVLERDDEKNQRIKGVISSRGQTWSMQFAKKVFPDLKDIHSFLHCLWEFLVEQKYLVQVQRSSGGRRNHGLMISGYQVNEEKIRVSRQWEFFVCERCGTVTSKKTPNMKCVAWNCNGKMVRREPTEEIYDVSVLLNRNFTIMVPREHSAQVPHKIRQDIERKFKEGEGVNCIVATPTLELGIDIGDLDGVLLRNVPPDPSNYWQRAGRAGRRQRMAVIYTYCRNMHHDLAYFENPMKMLGGKISPPRINLRNRHMVERHVNATIISAILRIARTPNVTISGERITLTDEERAEVNENFEREIPRHICGIIKDFEKNEYKKDPPKLDYIRDFVCNRFDKIMKKAVISAFEDGYWPEEDRSAIENLEDHIKRFPTNLEEEFSAIFKNFEDAKNLRKKLLELKGEGRLVDEEEKQLLEHIDKYIEQIESRRDLETYTLNVLAARGFLPGYGFDEAGISAGFQSTRSQIPSFSLSRLKSKAIKEFVPGNMLYANGAKFKVIRYS
- a CDS encoding DEAD/DEAH box helicase, which translates into the protein MKDKRLRDQAEQLVGKPDRSIFIKGPYVTLSRPLLEGKTVKELCDDGIFHRDLHDKSIAEFSTLFKHQEDAARAIKNRKNLVISTSTGSGKTEAFLYPIVSKCLELRDSGALRGVVAVLIYPMNALANDQNERLRRLLAGTGITFGTYTGATL